From a region of the Candidatus Rhabdochlamydia porcellionis genome:
- the polA gene encoding DNA polymerase I — MNKIYIIDAVNFLFRAYYAISPMTNLQGESTHALYGFIRSVYKLMKDFSPDYVICVFDGPDNKKSRTKIYSEYKSHRTSMPLDLVEQLQRALYFCEIAGIPFLSIEGIEADDTMGSIAKWAEKEGSEVFICSSDKDLCQLVSDKIHIIHLHKNNLLIDEQKVKDQYGIEPSKIVDFLAITGDTSDNIPGLEGFGPKTASLLLNQYGSLEEILANTNKIKGKKGKILTQQEEIALMSKQLATIDIHIDIPTQPSFFQLKNPDISKIKQFFQEMHFLSLLKELPLNTKTPQKNYSLVNDAESLERLLKKLEQETKIYIDTETTHLHPILAQLVGIGFAIQAGHAWYIPLNGFLSKEMVIKKIKPLLEKKEISFIGHNIKYDLHVLKNETISLQSIYFDTMLASYLLHPNTQRHNLDELSLQRLGREKIPIENLIGKGKKQTSMLDVPLDLIKDYCCEDVDCTLQLKEQLEPELREQGLFTLFTEIEIPLIFVLAEMERNGIYVNIKTLEKTSLALSSKILHLEEQIYELSGQKFNLNSPKQLSSVLFEKLQIKPPKKTITGYSTSIDVLDALKEEYPIVKKIIEYRTLEKLRSTYADSLPLQVNSMTKRIHCTFNQSTAATGRLSCQNPNLQNIPVRTEEGKKIRQAFEPQETDYSFLSADYSQIELRILAHLSEDPALIQAFNNQEDIHSYTASLVFGVPLLEITPTMRYQAKAVNFGILYGKQAFSLSQDLNISYKEAETFIATYFQRYQKVKDFIEFCEETARKTGKVVTITGRQRPIAEIHNKNPSIRAFAKRLAINTPLQGSAADLIKLAMIQVDNYLKQSFKKAKMILQVHDELLFEAPDHDALLLGKEVKRIMENVMSLKVPLVVDIAIGKNWSEC; from the coding sequence ATGAATAAAATTTATATTATCGATGCGGTTAACTTTTTGTTTCGAGCCTATTACGCCATTTCTCCTATGACCAATTTACAAGGAGAATCTACTCATGCGTTATATGGGTTTATTCGTTCTGTTTATAAATTAATGAAAGATTTTTCTCCTGACTATGTAATCTGTGTATTTGATGGTCCAGATAATAAAAAATCACGAACTAAGATCTATAGCGAATATAAAAGCCATCGTACTTCTATGCCGCTAGATTTAGTGGAGCAATTACAAAGGGCTCTATACTTTTGTGAAATCGCAGGAATCCCTTTCCTATCCATAGAGGGAATCGAAGCAGATGATACAATGGGAAGTATTGCAAAATGGGCTGAAAAAGAAGGATCCGAAGTATTTATTTGTTCCAGTGATAAAGATTTGTGCCAACTTGTTTCAGATAAAATCCATATCATTCACTTACACAAAAATAACCTATTAATCGATGAACAAAAAGTAAAAGATCAATATGGAATTGAACCATCAAAAATCGTTGATTTTCTAGCTATAACAGGCGATACCTCTGATAATATTCCTGGATTAGAAGGTTTTGGACCAAAAACAGCGTCCTTGTTGCTTAATCAATACGGTTCTCTAGAAGAAATTTTAGCAAATACTAATAAGATCAAAGGGAAAAAAGGAAAAATCCTCACTCAACAAGAAGAGATTGCTTTGATGAGCAAACAACTCGCAACAATTGATATACATATTGATATCCCTACTCAACCATCTTTTTTTCAACTTAAAAATCCTGATATTTCTAAAATTAAGCAATTTTTTCAAGAGATGCATTTTCTCTCTTTATTAAAAGAGCTTCCTCTTAATACAAAGACTCCTCAAAAAAACTATTCTTTAGTCAATGATGCAGAATCCTTAGAAAGGCTTCTTAAAAAATTAGAACAAGAAACAAAGATCTACATAGATACAGAAACAACTCATTTACACCCTATACTAGCCCAACTGGTAGGGATTGGATTTGCTATTCAAGCAGGACATGCTTGGTACATCCCTTTAAATGGATTTTTAAGTAAAGAAATGGTCATTAAGAAAATCAAACCTCTTTTAGAAAAAAAAGAAATTAGCTTTATAGGACATAATATCAAATATGATCTGCATGTACTAAAAAATGAAACCATTTCTCTACAATCGATTTACTTTGATACAATGTTAGCTTCTTATTTGTTACATCCTAATACACAAAGACACAACCTCGACGAATTATCTCTACAACGATTAGGCAGAGAAAAAATACCTATTGAAAACCTAATAGGTAAGGGGAAAAAACAAACATCTATGTTAGACGTTCCCCTTGATCTGATAAAGGATTACTGTTGTGAAGATGTGGATTGCACTCTGCAATTAAAAGAACAATTAGAACCAGAATTACGAGAACAAGGGTTATTTACTTTATTTACAGAAATAGAAATCCCCTTGATTTTTGTTCTTGCAGAAATGGAGCGCAATGGTATTTATGTAAATATAAAAACTTTAGAAAAAACATCTCTTGCCCTGTCTTCTAAGATTTTACATCTTGAAGAGCAAATTTATGAATTATCAGGTCAGAAATTCAATTTGAATTCGCCTAAACAATTAAGCTCTGTTCTATTTGAAAAATTACAAATCAAACCTCCTAAAAAGACAATAACAGGTTACTCTACATCTATAGATGTACTGGATGCACTTAAAGAAGAATATCCCATCGTTAAAAAAATCATAGAATACCGCACTCTTGAAAAACTGCGTTCTACTTATGCCGATTCATTACCTCTACAGGTAAACTCTATGACAAAACGGATTCACTGTACATTCAATCAATCCACAGCAGCAACAGGGAGGCTATCTTGTCAAAATCCCAATCTACAAAATATTCCGGTTCGAACAGAAGAAGGAAAAAAAATTCGTCAGGCATTCGAACCTCAAGAGACCGATTATAGTTTTTTATCAGCTGATTATTCACAAATTGAGCTAAGAATTTTAGCCCATCTCTCAGAAGATCCTGCTTTAATTCAAGCATTCAATAATCAAGAAGATATTCATAGTTATACCGCCTCTTTGGTCTTTGGAGTACCTCTTTTAGAAATAACTCCCACTATGCGCTATCAAGCAAAGGCGGTTAATTTTGGAATCTTATATGGAAAACAAGCTTTTAGCTTATCTCAAGATCTTAATATTTCCTACAAAGAGGCAGAAACCTTTATTGCAACGTATTTTCAGCGTTATCAAAAAGTAAAAGATTTTATTGAATTTTGTGAAGAAACCGCTCGAAAAACAGGTAAAGTTGTGACCATCACCGGTCGTCAGCGTCCTATTGCGGAGATTCATAATAAAAACCCCTCTATTCGAGCATTTGCAAAAAGATTAGCCATTAATACCCCTCTTCAAGGAAGTGCTGCAGATTTAATTAAACTAGCGATGATCCAGGTAGATAATTATTTAAAACAGTCTTTTAAAAAAGCTAAAATGATTCTACAAGTTCACGACGAGCTTTTATTTGAAGCTCCTGACCACGACGCTTTATTACTGGGAAAAGAGGTAAAACGGATTATGGAGAATGTCATGTCTTTAAAAGTTCCTTTAGTAGTAGATATTGCTATTGGAAAAAATTGGAGTGAATGTTAA
- a CDS encoding alkyl/aryl-sulfatase: MKNLFVFFLSIQILNALPTSLTIEENQKILKEFPFDNQQDFEDANRGFIAPLPNNGIIENANKEIIWNLKTYDFLENPSASDSVNPSLWRQGRLLCKAGLFQVVDRIYQVRGVDLSNMTIIEGKKGLIIIDPLISIETARAALDLYYQHRPKKPVKAVIYTHSHMDHFGGVRGIITQEEVQKGMVKIFAPEGFLQAALDESIMAGNAMARRASYMYGNLIKPGAYGQVTAGLGLTTSVGETSLILPTDLIVKTGKKKTIDGVRFVFIFAPNSEAPAEMLFYLPDLKALCAAEDATHTMHNLYTLRGAKIRDARAWSHYLNQTIEMFGEKTEVIFAQHHWPTWGKDRIIDFLEKQRDLYKYIHDQSLHLANQGYTMLEIGEMIKLPKTLSQEWYNRGYYGTLSHNAKSVYCFYLGWFDGNPSTLHQLPPIETGQKMVEYMGGADAILAKAQKDYDQGNYRWAAQVLNHLVFAEPSNEKAKNLLASVLEQLGYQSENATWRNFYLTGAQELKKRIEKGLFISGISPDVIKAMPTESLLDYFAIQLNGPRAADQQISIYLELPDVKEKYLLQVKNGVLHYFPKKTIKADATIIMKRANFDQIILGTLKFKEAEKTKKITIKGDRQILETFLSLFDTFDFWFKIVEPQEGNTLSK; this comes from the coding sequence ATGAAAAATTTATTTGTATTTTTTTTATCAATACAGATCTTAAATGCATTACCAACTTCACTAACTATTGAAGAAAATCAGAAAATTCTCAAGGAATTTCCCTTTGATAACCAACAAGACTTTGAAGATGCCAATCGAGGTTTTATAGCTCCACTACCTAATAATGGCATTATTGAAAATGCAAATAAAGAGATTATATGGAATTTAAAGACATATGATTTTTTAGAAAATCCATCAGCTTCAGATAGTGTGAATCCCAGTTTATGGCGTCAAGGGCGACTTTTATGTAAAGCAGGCTTATTTCAAGTGGTTGATCGAATTTATCAAGTAAGAGGTGTTGACCTCTCGAACATGACTATTATTGAAGGAAAAAAAGGACTCATTATTATAGATCCTTTAATCTCTATAGAGACTGCTAGAGCTGCTTTAGATCTCTATTATCAACATCGTCCAAAAAAACCGGTTAAAGCTGTGATTTATACACATAGCCATATGGATCATTTTGGAGGAGTTCGAGGGATTATTACTCAGGAAGAAGTTCAAAAAGGAATGGTTAAAATCTTTGCTCCAGAAGGGTTTCTCCAAGCTGCTCTGGATGAATCTATAATGGCAGGCAATGCGATGGCAAGACGTGCTAGCTATATGTATGGAAACTTAATTAAACCAGGAGCTTATGGACAAGTAACAGCGGGACTTGGTCTTACTACATCTGTGGGCGAAACTTCTCTTATTTTGCCGACGGATCTCATTGTAAAAACAGGTAAAAAGAAAACTATTGATGGAGTTCGTTTTGTTTTTATATTTGCTCCCAATTCTGAAGCTCCTGCTGAAATGCTTTTTTATTTGCCTGATTTGAAAGCTCTTTGTGCAGCTGAGGATGCAACACATACTATGCATAATTTATATACATTGCGAGGGGCAAAGATTAGAGATGCAAGAGCATGGTCTCATTATTTAAATCAGACAATTGAAATGTTTGGAGAAAAAACGGAGGTGATTTTTGCGCAGCATCATTGGCCAACTTGGGGTAAAGATAGGATAATTGATTTTTTGGAAAAGCAACGAGACCTGTACAAATATATACATGATCAGTCGTTGCATTTGGCAAATCAGGGGTATACCATGTTAGAAATCGGTGAAATGATCAAACTTCCCAAAACACTCAGCCAAGAGTGGTATAATCGCGGTTACTACGGAACTCTTAGTCATAATGCAAAGTCTGTTTATTGCTTTTACTTAGGATGGTTTGATGGAAATCCTTCAACTCTACATCAGCTTCCTCCTATAGAAACAGGGCAAAAAATGGTAGAGTATATGGGAGGAGCGGATGCTATCTTAGCAAAAGCACAGAAAGATTATGATCAGGGAAATTATCGTTGGGCTGCTCAGGTATTAAATCATCTTGTTTTTGCTGAGCCTTCCAATGAAAAAGCAAAAAATCTTCTTGCAAGTGTTTTAGAGCAGCTTGGTTATCAATCAGAAAATGCTACATGGCGTAATTTTTATTTAACAGGAGCGCAGGAATTAAAAAAGAGGATAGAGAAGGGTCTTTTTATTTCAGGAATTAGTCCAGATGTCATTAAAGCTATGCCAACAGAGTCTTTGCTGGATTATTTTGCTATTCAATTAAATGGACCACGTGCAGCGGATCAGCAGATTTCTATTTATCTTGAGCTGCCAGATGTAAAAGAAAAATATCTCCTTCAAGTAAAAAATGGAGTTTTACATTATTTCCCTAAGAAAACTATTAAAGCGGATGCAACAATAATCATGAAGCGAGCGAACTTTGATCAAATCATTTTAGGTACACTAAAATTTAAAGAGGCAGAAAAAACAAAAAAAATAACTATTAAAGGAGATCGGCAAATATTAGAAACCTTTTTATCTCTTTTTGATACTTTTGATTTTTGGTTCAAAATTGTTGAGCCTCAAGAAGGAAATACTTTGTCTAAGTAA
- the rho gene encoding transcription termination factor Rho codes for MTTPVESITKIADLQRMNMDQLTLFARNIGLKNLGALTKSQMVFEIVKFLSEKPQEVLVGEGVLEILPDGFGFLRSPNYNYLPSAEDIYVSPAQIRRFDLKKGDTIYGTIRSPKEKEKYFALLKVEKINNKSPEKARDRILFENLTPLYPDARLVMECGKEKLSPRVLDLTAPFGKGQRGLIVAPPRTGKTMILQTIANSIAINHPEVFLMVLLIDERPEEVTDMIRSVKGEVISSTFDEPPERHVQIAEMVIEKARRLVEYGHDVLILLDSLTRLARAYNTVQPHSGKILTGGIDANALHKPKRFFGAARNVEEGGSLTIIATALIDTGSRMDEVIFEEFKGTGNMELVLDRRLADRRVWPAIDLIKSGTRKEELLYHPEELEKIYVMRQALADLAPLDAMNLLLGRLKKTGSNAEFLLTMKE; via the coding sequence ATGACCACTCCCGTCGAGTCGATTACGAAAATAGCAGATCTTCAAAGAATGAATATGGACCAACTTACACTCTTTGCACGCAATATTGGTCTAAAAAATCTCGGCGCGCTTACAAAATCTCAGATGGTTTTTGAAATTGTAAAGTTTTTATCTGAAAAACCTCAAGAGGTTTTGGTAGGAGAAGGAGTCCTTGAAATCCTGCCAGACGGATTTGGCTTCTTACGCTCTCCTAATTATAATTATCTTCCTTCTGCTGAAGATATCTATGTTTCACCAGCACAGATTCGTCGTTTTGATTTAAAGAAAGGAGATACGATATATGGAACCATCCGTTCTCCTAAAGAAAAAGAAAAATACTTTGCTCTATTAAAAGTAGAAAAAATTAATAACAAATCTCCTGAAAAAGCAAGAGACCGCATTTTATTTGAAAACCTTACCCCTCTTTATCCTGATGCTCGCCTTGTGATGGAATGTGGTAAAGAAAAACTCAGTCCACGAGTTCTTGATTTAACAGCTCCTTTTGGAAAAGGGCAAAGAGGGCTGATTGTAGCCCCTCCTCGCACTGGTAAAACAATGATTTTACAAACTATTGCTAATTCTATTGCTATCAATCATCCAGAAGTATTTCTCATGGTCTTATTAATTGATGAGCGCCCAGAAGAGGTTACTGATATGATCCGTAGCGTCAAAGGAGAGGTGATTTCCTCTACTTTTGATGAACCTCCCGAAAGACACGTTCAAATAGCTGAAATGGTGATTGAAAAAGCAAGGCGGCTTGTTGAATATGGTCATGATGTACTTATTCTCTTAGATTCTTTAACCCGTTTAGCACGTGCTTATAACACAGTTCAGCCACATTCTGGTAAAATCTTAACAGGAGGAATCGATGCAAATGCTTTGCATAAACCAAAAAGATTCTTCGGTGCAGCAAGAAATGTAGAAGAAGGCGGATCTCTAACAATTATTGCCACTGCATTGATTGATACTGGTTCTCGTATGGATGAGGTAATCTTTGAAGAATTCAAAGGAACCGGAAATATGGAACTAGTTCTAGATCGACGCTTAGCCGATCGTCGAGTATGGCCAGCTATTGACTTGATTAAAAGTGGAACTCGTAAAGAAGAGCTTTTATATCATCCAGAAGAGCTTGAAAAAATTTATGTCATGCGTCAAGCATTAGCAGATTTAGCTCCTTTAGATGCTATGAACTTACTACTTGGCCGTCTTAAGAAAACCGGTAGCAATGCTGAATTTCTTCTCACTATGAAAGAATAA
- a CDS encoding mechanosensitive ion channel family protein — protein MISFSFANLQRFWWLEIVIYLGLLTFINFFLKKTFKKIAKRFPIDRWKGRIDNIFYLPSSFFLWACGICLIISFIAVHFQLSLVYQYSYSFFKTTVIFTLAWIFLRWKKEVEKDLLSFKHTIKNIDMSHVHMIGRLISIAVFSIFFLVILQIWGLDTVPLMAFGGVGAAALGFAAKEVIANFFGGMMLWINRPFVLGDYISLPDRGGLEGAIEEIGWYLTVIRDKDKRLIYLPNAIFSTASVVNISRMSHRRIQITVGIRKEDFAKLEELTRVLKEVFEKHPSVDAYLPINVVFSSFGAYSLDLFVEVYTKQIRYKQYLIVKQEILYLLYKTIQQLGVQVPNPIMAIEK, from the coding sequence ATGATTAGTTTTTCTTTTGCAAATTTGCAACGGTTTTGGTGGTTAGAAATTGTAATCTATCTTGGGTTACTCACTTTTATCAATTTTTTTCTTAAGAAAACCTTTAAGAAAATAGCAAAGCGTTTTCCTATAGATCGATGGAAAGGTAGGATTGATAATATTTTTTATTTACCTAGTTCTTTTTTTCTATGGGCTTGCGGTATTTGCTTAATTATTTCTTTTATTGCAGTTCATTTTCAGCTTTCTCTTGTCTATCAATACAGTTATTCTTTTTTTAAAACGACCGTTATTTTTACTCTAGCCTGGATATTTCTGCGCTGGAAAAAGGAAGTAGAAAAAGATCTCCTCTCTTTTAAGCATACTATCAAAAACATTGATATGTCGCATGTGCATATGATAGGTCGATTAATTTCCATTGCTGTCTTCTCTATATTTTTTCTGGTTATTTTGCAAATTTGGGGCTTAGATACGGTTCCGTTAATGGCGTTTGGAGGAGTAGGTGCCGCAGCTTTAGGATTTGCAGCTAAAGAGGTTATTGCCAATTTTTTTGGGGGTATGATGCTTTGGATTAATCGTCCTTTTGTGTTAGGCGATTACATTTCCTTGCCCGATCGTGGAGGCTTAGAAGGAGCTATAGAGGAAATAGGCTGGTATTTAACCGTAATCAGAGATAAAGATAAGCGATTGATTTATTTACCCAATGCCATTTTTTCTACGGCCTCTGTTGTTAATATATCGAGGATGAGTCATCGACGTATTCAAATTACGGTGGGTATTAGAAAAGAAGATTTTGCGAAGCTAGAGGAATTGACACGAGTTTTAAAAGAAGTGTTTGAAAAACATCCATCGGTAGATGCTTATTTACCAATTAATGTGGTTTTCTCTTCTTTTGGGGCTTACTCATTAGATTTATTTGTAGAAGTTTATACTAAGCAGATAAGATATAAACAATATTTAATAGTAAAACAAGAAATTTTATATCTTTTGTATAAAACAATTCAGCAACTGGGTGTTCAAGTTCCTAATCCTATAATGGCTATTGAAAAATGA
- the coaE gene encoding dephospho-CoA kinase (Dephospho-CoA kinase (CoaE) performs the final step in coenzyme A biosynthesis.) yields MKKLAITGGLSSGKTTVCHVFKDLGAFVVSTDEIAHNLLVPNGIIGQKIIQLFGPNIVENNSLNRKKIAQQAFLDVKLLKALEALIHPVVYTEIEKEYQHAKQAGKYPLFIVEIPLLYELFKQDEFDIVITVTADLSICQERFIKQTHQTIREFEQRMAQQIDPQNKAKKSDYVIKNNGSLAHLKDQVAKLYSLLTIQ; encoded by the coding sequence TTGAAAAAGCTAGCTATAACTGGTGGGCTATCCTCTGGAAAAACAACTGTTTGCCATGTATTTAAAGACTTGGGCGCCTTTGTTGTAAGTACTGATGAGATTGCCCATAATTTACTAGTACCAAACGGCATAATTGGGCAGAAGATTATCCAATTATTTGGTCCAAACATTGTTGAAAATAATTCTTTAAATAGAAAAAAAATTGCACAACAAGCTTTTCTTGATGTAAAACTTTTAAAAGCCTTAGAAGCATTAATTCATCCTGTTGTGTATACTGAGATTGAAAAAGAATATCAACATGCTAAGCAAGCAGGTAAATACCCTTTATTCATAGTTGAGATTCCCTTACTTTATGAACTATTTAAACAAGACGAATTTGATATTGTCATTACAGTTACAGCCGATCTATCCATATGCCAAGAGCGGTTCATCAAACAAACACATCAAACAATAAGAGAATTTGAGCAACGCATGGCTCAACAAATCGATCCTCAAAACAAAGCAAAAAAGTCTGACTATGTGATTAAAAACAATGGGAGCTTAGCCCACCTAAAAGACCAAGTGGCTAAATTGTATTCCTTGCTAACCATTCAATAA
- a CDS encoding S49 family peptidase: protein MHYPRESIIASTIRSFFRSFAVFIGFFTALMLLLFGLISFSSPYIQPEKSTLLLSPDAKGQRQLLGPTSDVILKLNISGIIGMKNLTTEKITSLLLDAQEGVLQNDRVKAILLHINTPGGAVTDSDGIYHAIMDFKTKHKIPVYAYVDGMCASGGMYIACSADKVFASSTSVIGSVGVRFGPTFNFSTLMQRYGIEALTITQGKDKDALNPFRPWKTDEDLSYRNLTSAMYQQFVNLVTSARPALNKQKLLSDYGAHVFISEEALEYGYIDVANSNYNEALEALASQANLESYQVMTIQIAHNFLSELSQARCSFIEKMSHLFSPFHPELEGKFLYLYQPGQLL from the coding sequence ATGCACTACCCTAGAGAATCGATTATAGCTTCTACTATTCGTTCTTTTTTTCGTTCTTTTGCTGTTTTTATCGGTTTTTTTACAGCCCTTATGCTTCTCTTATTTGGTTTAATCAGCTTTTCTTCTCCCTATATACAACCAGAAAAAAGTACGCTTTTGCTCAGCCCAGATGCCAAAGGACAAAGACAACTACTAGGCCCTACTTCCGATGTCATATTGAAGTTAAATATCTCTGGAATAATAGGTATGAAAAATCTTACCACAGAAAAAATCACTTCTTTATTACTCGATGCCCAAGAAGGGGTATTGCAAAACGATCGAGTAAAGGCGATTTTGCTCCACATAAATACACCAGGAGGAGCCGTAACAGATTCAGATGGGATTTATCATGCTATAATGGACTTTAAAACAAAACATAAAATACCTGTTTATGCTTATGTAGATGGTATGTGTGCATCAGGTGGTATGTATATTGCCTGCTCTGCAGATAAAGTGTTTGCTTCTTCTACTAGTGTTATAGGCTCTGTAGGAGTGCGTTTTGGTCCAACTTTTAACTTTTCTACTTTGATGCAACGTTACGGAATAGAGGCTTTGACAATTACACAAGGTAAAGATAAAGATGCCTTAAACCCTTTTAGACCTTGGAAAACAGACGAAGATCTCTCCTACCGCAATTTAACCTCTGCCATGTATCAGCAATTTGTTAATCTTGTCACATCAGCACGTCCTGCTTTAAATAAGCAAAAACTCCTTTCTGATTATGGCGCTCATGTATTTATATCTGAAGAAGCATTGGAATATGGCTATATAGACGTTGCAAATAGCAACTATAATGAAGCTCTAGAAGCACTTGCCAGCCAAGCAAACTTAGAATCTTATCAAGTGATGACCATACAAATCGCTCATAATTTTCTATCAGAATTATCTCAGGCTAGATGTTCTTTTATAGAAAAAATGAGTCATTTATTTTCTCCTTTTCATCCAGAATTAGAAGGTAAATTTCTCTATCTTTATCAACCAGGACAACTTCTTTAA